Proteins encoded within one genomic window of Novosphingobium sp. 9U:
- a CDS encoding energy transducer TonB produces the protein MAYAERMPNRNKTLAVVTVAGLHGMALYGLVTGLGVEYVEKFTTVLQGTNIPIEKTPPPPPEVTPVEQATATAQTPRARSQPPLDAAPNRFATDDFIVNLPIKPIDPPTIDPPGPSATPFVDKPAFAPKSVRPRNDPVQWVTTSDYPAVSLRRGEQGIARFEVSVGGDGKVTDCRVTSSSGAAELDAATCKYVAKRARFEPATDGSGARVSGTYSGSIHWVIPQD, from the coding sequence ATGGCTTACGCTGAAAGGATGCCGAACAGGAACAAGACCCTGGCGGTTGTAACCGTCGCGGGCCTGCACGGCATGGCGCTTTATGGCCTGGTAACGGGACTGGGTGTCGAATACGTCGAGAAGTTCACGACCGTGCTGCAGGGCACCAACATCCCGATCGAGAAGACGCCGCCTCCGCCCCCGGAGGTGACGCCGGTCGAGCAGGCGACGGCAACTGCGCAGACCCCACGTGCACGGTCGCAGCCTCCTCTCGATGCTGCACCCAATCGCTTCGCGACGGATGACTTCATCGTCAACCTGCCGATCAAGCCGATCGATCCACCGACCATCGACCCGCCGGGGCCGAGTGCCACGCCGTTCGTCGACAAGCCGGCCTTTGCGCCCAAGTCGGTGCGCCCGCGCAACGATCCCGTCCAGTGGGTCACTACCAGCGACTACCCGGCCGTGTCCTTGCGTCGCGGCGAGCAGGGCATCGCACGCTTCGAAGTGTCCGTGGGCGGCGATGGCAAGGTCACCGACTGCCGCGTCACCAGCTCCAGCGGCGCTGCCGAACTCGACGCGGCGACCTGCAAGTATGTCGCCAAGCGCGCCCGCTTCGAACCCGCAACGGACGGCAGCGGCGCACGCGTGAGCGGCACCTATTCCGGCTCGATCCACTGGGTCATCCCGCAGGACTGA
- the rpoN gene encoding RNA polymerase factor sigma-54, translating into MGLGPRLDLRQSQSLVMTPQLQQAIKLLALSNLEIETFIGDALAANPLLDVGAAPAEPAIGDASELPDPRATSLESSRVDQLIGEGRAADDRPLDIDPAAAAPERDTGDGLDTSWSSELRLGGGEEGPGIDERGALGETLVEHLEAQIGLVAPDPHVAGIARYLIGLLDDAGYLPVPLREVCEDLAVPLADGEEALAAVQALDPTGVGARNLSECVALQAREADRYDPCMARLIDNLDLVARGEFARLRKMCGVDEEDFADMLAELRGYDPKPGLRYGGESGGAVTPDILIEPASDGGWRIALNEATLPKLIVNRSYYVELKGSCGDKASRGWLSEKLADANWLIKALDQRQKTILKVASELVKQQEGFFRNGVSHLKPLTLKTVAEAIGMHESTVSRVTSSKYLHCARGTFELKYFFTSGISTAGGEGASAEAVKSAIRKLIDAEAPKAILSDDALVDLLKAQGYDLARRTVAKYREAIGLGSSVQRRRQKAIAAVR; encoded by the coding sequence ATGGGGCTGGGGCCACGCCTCGATCTCAGGCAGAGCCAGTCGCTGGTGATGACGCCGCAGCTGCAGCAGGCGATCAAGCTGCTGGCGCTGTCCAATCTCGAGATCGAGACCTTCATCGGCGATGCGCTGGCGGCCAATCCCTTGCTCGACGTCGGTGCCGCGCCGGCAGAGCCTGCGATCGGCGACGCGTCGGAACTGCCGGACCCCCGCGCGACCAGCCTGGAAAGCTCGCGCGTCGACCAGTTGATCGGCGAGGGCCGAGCCGCCGACGACCGCCCGCTCGACATCGATCCTGCCGCGGCCGCGCCCGAGCGTGACACCGGCGACGGCCTCGATACATCCTGGAGCAGCGAGCTGCGGCTCGGCGGCGGCGAGGAGGGGCCCGGCATCGACGAGCGCGGTGCCTTGGGCGAGACGCTGGTCGAGCACCTTGAGGCGCAGATCGGCCTCGTCGCTCCAGATCCGCATGTGGCAGGCATCGCGCGCTATCTGATCGGTTTGCTCGACGATGCCGGCTACCTGCCGGTGCCCTTGCGCGAGGTCTGCGAGGACCTGGCCGTGCCGCTTGCCGATGGGGAAGAGGCGCTTGCCGCCGTGCAGGCGCTAGACCCCACTGGCGTCGGCGCACGCAACTTGTCCGAATGCGTGGCGCTGCAAGCGCGCGAGGCGGACCGCTACGATCCGTGCATGGCGCGGCTGATCGACAACCTCGACCTGGTCGCGCGCGGCGAGTTCGCCCGCCTGCGCAAGATGTGCGGTGTCGACGAGGAAGACTTCGCCGACATGCTGGCCGAGCTGCGCGGCTACGATCCCAAGCCCGGCCTGCGCTATGGCGGCGAGAGCGGCGGCGCAGTGACGCCCGACATCCTGATCGAGCCGGCAAGCGATGGCGGCTGGCGAATCGCGCTCAATGAGGCGACTTTGCCCAAGCTGATCGTCAACCGCAGCTACTACGTGGAGCTGAAAGGCAGCTGCGGCGACAAGGCTTCACGCGGGTGGCTCTCCGAGAAGCTCGCAGATGCGAACTGGCTGATCAAGGCGCTGGACCAACGCCAGAAGACCATCCTTAAGGTCGCGAGCGAACTGGTGAAGCAGCAGGAAGGCTTCTTCCGCAACGGCGTCTCGCACCTGAAGCCTTTGACCCTGAAGACGGTGGCAGAAGCGATCGGCATGCATGAATCCACCGTCAGCCGGGTCACGTCTTCCAAGTATCTGCACTGCGCGCGGGGCACGTTCGAGCTAAAATACTTTTTCACCTCAGGTATTTCGACGGCTGGCGGCGAGGGCGCTTCGGCCGAGGCGGTGAAGTCCGCCATCCGCAAGCTGATCGATGCCGAAGCGCCTAAGGCGATCCTTTCCGACGACGCGCTTGTCGATCTGCTGAAGGCGCAGGGCTACGATCTCGCGCGGCGCACGGTTGCCAAGTACCGCGAGGCAATCGGTCTCGGCAGCTCGGTCCAGCGCCGACGACAGAAGGCGATTGCTGCAGTGCGGTAG
- the lptB gene encoding LPS export ABC transporter ATP-binding protein gives MTDTASTTRDAPPDAIDTEALALHGGLEVISIAKSYDKRAVLTDISLSVAKGEVLGLLGPNGAGKTTCFYSIMGLVKPDSGRILMDGVDVTRLPMYRRAILGLGYLPQETSIFRGMTVEQNINAVLELVEPDKALRASELERLLEEFGLTRLRSSPAMALSGGERRRCEIARALAAKPSIMLLDEPFAGIDPLSISDIRDLVKDLKTRGIGVLITDHNVRETLDIVDRACIIYGGQVLFAGSPEALVADENVRRLYLGEGFTL, from the coding sequence ATGACCGACACTGCCTCCACGACGCGTGACGCGCCGCCCGACGCCATCGATACCGAGGCCTTGGCTCTGCACGGCGGCCTGGAGGTGATCTCGATTGCCAAGAGCTACGACAAGCGGGCGGTGCTGACCGATATCTCGCTATCCGTGGCGAAGGGCGAGGTGCTGGGCCTGCTCGGACCCAACGGTGCCGGCAAGACCACCTGCTTCTATTCGATCATGGGCTTGGTGAAGCCCGATTCGGGCCGCATCCTTATGGATGGCGTCGATGTCACCCGCCTGCCGATGTACCGGCGCGCGATCCTGGGGCTCGGCTACCTGCCGCAGGAAACCTCGATCTTCCGCGGCATGACCGTCGAGCAGAACATCAACGCGGTGCTCGAGCTGGTCGAGCCCGACAAGGCCCTGCGCGCGTCCGAGCTGGAGCGGTTGCTGGAGGAATTCGGGCTTACCCGCTTGCGCTCCAGTCCCGCGATGGCGCTCTCGGGTGGCGAGCGCCGCCGCTGCGAAATCGCGCGCGCTTTGGCGGCCAAGCCGTCGATCATGCTGCTGGACGAGCCGTTCGCCGGCATCGATCCGCTTTCGATTTCCGACATCCGCGACTTGGTGAAGGACCTGAAGACGCGCGGCATCGGCGTTCTCATCACCGATCACAACGTGCGCGAAACGCTCGACATCGTCGACCGGGCCTGCATCATCTATGGCGGCCAGGTGCTCTTCGCGGGCAGCCCCGAAGCGCTGGTCGCCGACGAGAACGTGCGACGGTTGTATCTCGGTGAAGGATTCACCTTGTGA
- a CDS encoding TldD/PmbA family protein yields the protein MLSPQEATDRAADLIARARQAGADAADAVYSANASEGIQVRLGKLEDVERSEGEHMGLRVFIGQRSASIGSSDLSPAALDELAERAVAMARAAPEDRFAGLAPAEILTHAPFADFDLYDPADPGAEALRAAAEEAEDAARAIEGVTNSDGASASAGFSVFALATSHGFAGGYRGSSHSVNASMVAGDGADKQRDSNWRHTRHRSDLPSPAEIGALAGTRAVQRLRPGKLRSGPMPVVFDPRVSSGIIGHLISAMSGSAIARRSSFLLDKRDAQLFDPSLRLAENPHTPRGTRSRPFDGEGLPTTPRNLVEDGRITGWLMDSASARQLGESPTGHAARGGGGAPGVTVGNVHLEPGELSVEELIADITEGVLVTELIGQGVNGVTGDYSRGANGLRIVNGQIAGPVAEFTVAGNLLAMFAQMKPANDLEWHRPINVPTLRIDGMTVAGD from the coding sequence ATGCTGAGCCCGCAAGAAGCCACCGACCGCGCTGCCGATCTCATTGCACGCGCCCGGCAAGCAGGCGCGGACGCAGCCGATGCCGTCTACTCCGCCAACGCGTCCGAAGGCATCCAGGTCCGCTTGGGCAAGCTCGAGGACGTCGAGCGCTCGGAGGGCGAGCACATGGGCTTGCGCGTCTTCATCGGCCAGCGTTCGGCCAGCATCGGCTCGTCCGACCTCAGCCCCGCCGCACTCGACGAACTGGCCGAGCGTGCGGTGGCGATGGCGCGCGCCGCGCCCGAGGATCGCTTCGCCGGCCTCGCCCCCGCCGAAATTCTGACCCATGCGCCGTTCGCCGACTTCGACCTCTACGATCCCGCAGACCCCGGCGCCGAGGCCTTGCGCGCCGCTGCCGAGGAAGCCGAGGATGCAGCCCGGGCGATCGAAGGCGTCACCAACTCCGACGGTGCCAGCGCCAGCGCCGGCTTCAGCGTCTTCGCGCTGGCCACCAGCCACGGTTTTGCCGGCGGCTATCGCGGATCGAGCCATTCGGTCAACGCGAGCATGGTCGCGGGTGACGGTGCGGACAAGCAGCGCGACTCGAACTGGCGCCACACCCGTCACCGCAGCGACCTGCCTTCACCCGCCGAGATCGGCGCGCTGGCCGGCACCCGCGCGGTGCAGCGGCTGCGTCCGGGCAAGCTGCGCAGCGGCCCGATGCCCGTCGTGTTCGACCCGAGGGTGTCGAGCGGCATCATCGGCCACCTGATCTCAGCCATGTCGGGCAGCGCCATCGCGCGGCGCAGCAGCTTCCTGCTCGACAAGCGCGACGCACAGTTGTTCGATCCGTCGCTGCGCCTGGCGGAGAACCCGCATACCCCGCGCGGCACCCGCTCGCGCCCCTTCGACGGCGAGGGCTTGCCGACCACGCCGCGCAACCTCGTCGAGGATGGGCGCATCACCGGCTGGCTGATGGACAGCGCGTCGGCCCGCCAACTGGGCGAGAGCCCGACCGGCCACGCCGCGCGCGGCGGCGGCGGTGCTCCGGGCGTGACGGTTGGCAACGTCCATCTCGAACCGGGCGAGCTGTCGGTGGAGGAACTGATCGCCGACATCACGGAAGGCGTGCTCGTGACCGAACTGATCGGCCAGGGCGTCAACGGCGTCACCGGCGACTACAGTCGCGGCGCGAACGGACTGCGTATCGTGAACGGCCAGATCGCCGGCCCCGTCGCCGAATTCACCGTCGCCGGCAACCTCCTCGCCATGTTCGCGCAGATGAAGCCTGCCAACGATCTGGAATGGCACCGCCCGATCAACGTACCGACCTTGCGCATCGACGGCATGACGGTAGCGGGAGACTAG
- a CDS encoding HNH endonuclease — protein sequence MVIDGSDLASRVPRWPAQKPLHRERPSHRCLCCIRTYTYTLWRMAARRTWSQAVEDAVRRYVRRTGSAVFTRQALADNQLNIILAQTRSRSLAARRRLALELKRLHDVGMLERLDRGSFRLRDMDWANGAGVSRKGVLLVDPQAVAQDNLKQWYRFDALWLDQMGELVGNWIIFQHCDRKQPGAYFATAKVLKIVPESIVGDVHMALLESGSFRTFLAVVPYRRDQRPVERGLDYGSGRLNTARALEPVRPISEDDYRRIDSLGQAQGDLTFVQPRSAPDYRMRGDREDWDGRVERAAEIVSRPRRDGRLRQVMLHAYNRTCAFTGLRWGVAGGAAEVQVAHVRSVEANGPNEIWNVLGLSSSMHWLFDTGLLSMSDTGRILFSDHLEDRARLAALIFPDRQARLPVNPEWRPDPRCLAWHREHVFRG from the coding sequence GTGGTCATCGACGGATCGGATCTCGCAAGTAGGGTGCCGCGATGGCCTGCGCAAAAGCCCTTACATCGAGAAAGGCCCAGTCACCGATGCTTGTGCTGCATACGCACTTACACGTATACGCTTTGGCGTATGGCTGCGCGGCGTACCTGGTCACAAGCGGTCGAAGACGCTGTTCGCAGGTATGTCAGGCGCACCGGAAGTGCCGTGTTCACCCGGCAGGCTCTGGCGGATAACCAGCTGAACATCATCCTTGCTCAGACCCGCTCGCGCAGCCTTGCGGCGCGACGGCGCCTGGCGCTGGAACTCAAGCGCTTGCATGACGTGGGAATGCTCGAGCGTCTCGATCGTGGCTCGTTCCGGCTGCGCGACATGGATTGGGCGAACGGTGCCGGTGTCAGTCGTAAGGGCGTGCTGCTGGTGGACCCACAAGCCGTGGCGCAGGACAACCTCAAGCAATGGTACCGCTTCGACGCACTCTGGTTGGACCAGATGGGCGAATTGGTCGGTAACTGGATCATCTTCCAGCACTGCGACAGGAAGCAACCCGGCGCTTACTTCGCAACGGCCAAGGTGCTGAAGATCGTACCGGAAAGCATAGTCGGCGATGTGCACATGGCGCTTCTGGAGAGCGGCAGTTTTCGCACTTTCTTGGCCGTAGTCCCATATCGCCGCGATCAACGACCCGTCGAGCGAGGGCTCGACTATGGTTCGGGGCGGCTCAACACCGCACGCGCGTTGGAGCCGGTCAGGCCGATCAGCGAGGATGACTACCGCCGGATCGACAGCCTTGGCCAGGCGCAGGGCGATCTGACCTTTGTGCAACCCAGGTCTGCACCCGATTACCGGATGCGTGGTGATCGTGAAGACTGGGACGGCCGGGTCGAACGCGCAGCCGAGATCGTAAGCCGGCCGCGCCGGGATGGAAGGTTGAGGCAGGTCATGTTGCATGCCTATAATCGCACATGCGCCTTCACCGGCTTGCGCTGGGGTGTCGCCGGCGGCGCAGCGGAAGTGCAGGTTGCTCACGTTCGGAGCGTCGAAGCTAACGGCCCCAACGAAATTTGGAACGTTCTCGGGCTCTCATCCTCGATGCATTGGCTTTTCGACACGGGCTTGTTGTCGATGAGCGATACCGGAAGGATCCTCTTCTCCGACCACCTAGAGGACAGGGCGCGCCTCGCAGCGTTGATCTTTCCGGATCGCCAAGCGAGACTTCCGGTCAATCCGGAATGGCGGCCCGATCCTCGTTGCCTCGCCTGGCATCGCGAGCACGTGTTCCGAGGATGA
- a CDS encoding oligosaccharide flippase family protein encodes MTTPAPANGSIAAKSLWTIGTYVGSAGIRFGSNVVLSRLLGPEILGVVVIAQAVRTGCDLLTDLGPEQNVVHSPHGEDERFLNTVWTLQVLRGLLVSLACLALSPVLAHFYRIDVGVLMVVSAAPLLNSFMSTSIFSAAKRMDVKARNMLELVAEVVGLAINLGLALSLRSVWAPILGIVLSIAARSALTYWLPHPRHRFLIDRAHAAQILGFSKWIMLSSVSFYAAIFADRLYLGRVVSLATLGVYGLARSVSELPATVAGRLAFQIVFPFVAQHGDAFGTATPARKELGRMRGLFLLLVLAGIATVMAWSDWAVRLVYGHRYIEAGWMVSLLLVGGWISVLCSLNEATVFGRGAPRNVGFANLLRFGTMAAVLPIGFHTAGLPGALLALPASELMRYFILLKAQRRLRTTFVAQDVAFSLTLLGVFGAWVLLRLAMGLGEPWQLMS; translated from the coding sequence ATGACCACACCTGCTCCTGCGAATGGCTCCATCGCCGCCAAGTCGTTGTGGACGATCGGCACTTACGTCGGCTCGGCGGGTATCCGGTTCGGCAGCAATGTCGTGCTATCGCGGCTGCTGGGGCCTGAGATCCTGGGAGTGGTGGTGATCGCGCAGGCGGTGCGTACCGGTTGCGACCTGCTGACCGATCTAGGCCCTGAGCAGAACGTGGTCCACAGCCCGCATGGCGAGGACGAGCGGTTCCTCAACACCGTGTGGACGCTGCAGGTGCTGCGCGGGTTGCTGGTGTCGCTGGCGTGCCTGGCGCTCTCGCCGGTGCTGGCGCACTTCTATCGGATCGATGTCGGCGTGCTGATGGTGGTCAGTGCCGCGCCGCTGCTGAACTCGTTCATGTCGACCTCGATCTTCAGCGCCGCCAAGCGCATGGACGTGAAGGCGCGCAACATGCTCGAGCTGGTGGCAGAGGTCGTCGGCCTGGCGATCAACCTGGGGCTAGCCCTCAGCCTGCGTTCCGTCTGGGCGCCGATCCTGGGGATCGTCCTGTCGATCGCGGCGCGTTCGGCGCTGACGTACTGGCTGCCCCATCCGCGCCATCGCTTCCTCATCGATCGCGCGCATGCTGCGCAGATCCTGGGGTTCAGCAAGTGGATCATGCTGTCGTCGGTGTCGTTCTATGCCGCGATCTTTGCCGATCGGCTCTACCTTGGCCGCGTGGTCTCGCTGGCGACGCTCGGCGTCTACGGGCTCGCGAGATCGGTCTCGGAACTCCCCGCGACGGTGGCGGGGCGCCTGGCGTTCCAGATCGTCTTCCCCTTCGTCGCGCAGCACGGCGATGCGTTCGGCACTGCCACGCCGGCCCGCAAGGAGCTGGGGCGGATGCGGGGGCTGTTCCTGCTGCTGGTGCTCGCCGGCATCGCCACGGTCATGGCCTGGTCCGACTGGGCAGTGCGGTTGGTCTATGGCCATCGCTACATCGAAGCGGGATGGATGGTGAGCTTGCTGCTGGTGGGCGGCTGGATCTCGGTGCTGTGCTCGCTCAACGAAGCGACGGTGTTCGGGCGAGGAGCGCCGCGCAACGTCGGGTTCGCAAACCTGCTGCGCTTCGGAACGATGGCGGCGGTGCTGCCGATCGGCTTTCACACGGCCGGCCTGCCCGGCGCACTGCTGGCGCTGCCGGCAAGCGAGCTGATGCGCTACTTCATCCTGCTCAAGGCGCAGCGCAGGCTACGCACCACGTTCGTCGCGCAGGACGTGGCGTTCAGTCTCACCTTGCTCGGCGTGTTCGGAGCCTGGGTCCTGCTACGCCTGGCGATGGGCCTCGGCGAACCCTGGCAGCTGATGAGCTGA
- a CDS encoding glycosyltransferase — MALLQGGDTFEAYARFAPDPHCTYDIHTSADEQIAPTMVEAKQARARNGAPLDIVYLGRATAMKGPFDWIETLQRLHQDGVPFRATWIGDGPDLPAIRERVAALGLGASVELPGFEDRRELLLARLKQSDLLLFCHKTPESARCLIEALVCGCPIVGYDSAYPRDLVARQGGGVFAPQNDVAALAAQVVRLHRDRATLAELIGQAAASGTLYNEDTVYAHRAELMKRA; from the coding sequence GTGGCGCTGCTGCAGGGCGGCGACACGTTCGAAGCTTACGCCCGTTTCGCCCCCGATCCGCACTGCACGTACGACATCCACACAAGTGCCGACGAGCAGATCGCCCCCACCATGGTCGAGGCGAAGCAGGCGCGGGCGCGCAACGGAGCGCCCCTCGACATCGTCTATCTTGGCCGCGCCACGGCCATGAAAGGTCCGTTCGACTGGATCGAGACGCTGCAGCGGCTGCATCAGGATGGCGTGCCCTTCCGCGCGACCTGGATCGGCGATGGGCCTGACCTGCCCGCCATCCGCGAGCGGGTCGCCGCGCTGGGTCTCGGCGCGAGCGTAGAGCTGCCCGGGTTCGAGGATCGCCGCGAGCTGCTGCTCGCGCGGCTGAAGCAGAGCGATCTCCTGCTGTTCTGTCACAAAACGCCCGAATCGGCGCGCTGCCTGATCGAGGCGCTGGTCTGCGGCTGTCCCATCGTAGGCTACGACAGCGCCTACCCTCGCGACCTCGTCGCGCGGCAGGGCGGCGGAGTGTTCGCACCGCAGAACGACGTGGCCGCTCTAGCGGCGCAGGTCGTCCGCTTGCATCGGGACCGCGCCACGCTGGCCGAACTCATCGGCCAGGCGGCCGCCAGCGGCACGCTCTACAACGAGGACACGGTCTATGCGCACCGAGCCGAACTGATGAAGCGCGCCTGA
- a CDS encoding KTSC domain-containing protein, with protein MEALPSTAIRDFRYDARSRTLDVTFVSERRYRYIAVPADVAAAFEIAESKGGFFNARIRDVFAFKELTRGRP; from the coding sequence GTGGAAGCGTTGCCGTCCACCGCCATCCGCGACTTTCGCTACGATGCGCGAAGCCGCACACTCGACGTGACATTCGTGAGCGAGCGCCGGTACCGCTACATCGCAGTGCCGGCGGATGTCGCTGCGGCCTTCGAGATTGCCGAGTCGAAAGGCGGCTTCTTCAACGCGCGGATACGCGACGTTTTCGCGTTCAAGGAACTCACCCGCGGCCGCCCATAA
- a CDS encoding MAPEG family protein, translated as MPYATNQTLIFLPVLVVVALTLVGFVRMATGRAAAVKAGHDPAFYRAHIGTPEPEHAAAGVRHWDNLFEVPTLFYAGCLAAFVLGGVTGWALAFAWGFAVARVVQSLVHITYNNPGQRGLAFVLGVLFVFALWINIALKVFAGL; from the coding sequence ATGCCTTACGCCACCAATCAGACGCTGATCTTCCTACCGGTGCTTGTCGTCGTGGCGCTCACGCTGGTGGGCTTCGTGCGAATGGCGACGGGCCGCGCGGCCGCGGTCAAGGCCGGGCACGATCCTGCTTTCTACCGCGCCCACATCGGCACGCCCGAACCCGAACATGCCGCGGCTGGCGTTCGCCACTGGGACAACCTGTTCGAAGTGCCCACGCTCTTCTACGCAGGTTGCCTCGCGGCATTCGTACTGGGCGGCGTGACCGGCTGGGCCCTGGCCTTCGCCTGGGGGTTTGCCGTTGCGCGCGTTGTGCAGAGCCTGGTGCACATCACCTACAACAACCCCGGCCAGCGCGGCCTCGCCTTCGTGCTGGGCGTGCTGTTCGTCTTCGCGCTGTGGATCAACATCGCGCTGAAGGTGTTCGCGGGGCTTTGA
- a CDS encoding aminotransferase class I/II-fold pyridoxal phosphate-dependent enzyme, with amino-acid sequence MTDAVSQPDQPQTLEGGQSDLFSKFDPLIQMRENLLASGVEDPFGLVMERVLSPTTAICNGRETILLGTYNYMGMTFDPDVIEAGKQALIDYGSGTTGSRVLNGTYAGHKAVEQALCEFYAMDHAMVFSTGYQANLGIISTIAGKGDYIVLDIDSHASIWDGCKMGDAEVVPFKHNDIDAMEKRLRRIPEGAGKLVILEGVYSMMGDIAPLKEMIAVAKKYGAMVLVDEAHSMGFIGPNGRGVAEDQGCLDDVDFVIGTFSKSVGTVGGFCVSNHPKFEIMRLVCRPYVFTASLPPSVVATACASIRKLMGAADKRAHLWENSRVLHGGLKDAGFQLGTETPQSAIISVIMPDLERGAAMWEALLHEGLYVNLARPPATPANMTLLRCSLCAEHSAEQVQQIIGMFQRAGAKAGIL; translated from the coding sequence ATGACCGATGCCGTGAGCCAACCCGATCAGCCGCAGACCCTGGAAGGCGGCCAGAGCGACCTGTTCAGCAAGTTCGACCCGCTGATCCAGATGCGCGAGAACCTGCTGGCCTCGGGCGTGGAGGATCCGTTCGGACTGGTGATGGAGCGCGTGCTCTCTCCCACCACGGCGATCTGCAACGGGCGCGAGACAATCCTGCTCGGCACCTACAACTACATGGGCATGACCTTCGACCCCGACGTGATCGAAGCGGGCAAGCAGGCGCTGATCGACTACGGCTCGGGCACCACCGGCAGCCGCGTGCTCAACGGCACCTACGCCGGACACAAGGCGGTCGAGCAGGCGCTCTGCGAGTTCTACGCCATGGACCACGCCATGGTGTTCTCCACGGGCTATCAGGCGAACTTGGGCATCATCTCCACGATCGCGGGCAAGGGCGACTACATCGTCCTCGACATCGACAGCCACGCCTCCATCTGGGACGGCTGCAAGATGGGCGACGCCGAAGTGGTGCCGTTCAAGCACAACGACATCGACGCGATGGAAAAGCGCCTGCGCCGCATTCCCGAGGGCGCCGGCAAGCTGGTGATCCTGGAAGGCGTCTACTCGATGATGGGCGACATCGCCCCGCTTAAGGAGATGATTGCCGTCGCCAAGAAGTACGGCGCCATGGTCCTGGTCGACGAGGCGCACTCGATGGGCTTCATCGGTCCCAACGGCCGCGGCGTGGCCGAGGATCAGGGCTGCCTGGACGACGTCGACTTCGTGATCGGCACCTTCTCCAAGTCGGTCGGTACTGTGGGCGGCTTCTGTGTCTCGAACCACCCCAAGTTCGAGATCATGCGCCTGGTCTGCCGGCCGTATGTGTTCACCGCCAGCCTGCCGCCCAGCGTTGTCGCCACCGCCTGCGCCTCGATCCGCAAGCTGATGGGTGCGGCCGACAAGCGTGCGCACTTGTGGGAGAACTCGCGCGTGCTGCACGGCGGGCTGAAGGACGCCGGGTTCCAGCTCGGCACCGAGACTCCGCAGAGCGCGATCATCTCGGTGATCATGCCCGACCTGGAGCGGGGCGCTGCGATGTGGGAAGCGCTGCTGCATGAAGGGCTCTACGTGAACCTCGCGCGCCCACCGGCAACGCCTGCCAACATGACGCTGCTGCGCTGCTCGCTCTGTGCCGAGCACTCGGCCGAGCAGGTGCAGCAGATCATCGGCATGTTCCAGCGGGCCGGCGCGAAAGCGGGGATTCTCTAA
- a CDS encoding acyl carrier protein gives MDRDATKARIDALIEPFNKKGVAITHATRFTDDLEFDSLTVMDFVAAIEDEFDIIISMNAQAEIETYGQLVDAVVKLKG, from the coding sequence ATGGACCGCGACGCCACCAAGGCCCGCATCGACGCCCTGATCGAGCCCTTCAACAAGAAGGGCGTCGCCATCACCCACGCCACCCGCTTCACCGACGACCTGGAGTTCGACAGCCTGACCGTGATGGACTTCGTCGCCGCGATCGAGGACGAGTTCGACATCATCATCTCGATGAACGCGCAGGCCGAGATCGAGACCTACGGCCAGTTGGTCGACGCCGTGGTGAAGCTGAAGGGGTGA
- a CDS encoding response regulator, whose amino-acid sequence MAKRILVVEDNDLNRRLFCDVLKSQGFAVEPIADGRDALERARQFVPNLIIMDIQLPNVSGLDLIEAAKKDATLRAIPVLAVTAYAGKGDEERIRDAGAEGYLAKPVSIGPFMQAVRALV is encoded by the coding sequence ATGGCAAAGCGCATTCTCGTTGTCGAGGACAACGACCTCAACCGGAGGCTGTTCTGCGACGTGCTCAAGAGCCAGGGCTTCGCGGTGGAGCCGATCGCCGACGGGCGCGATGCGCTGGAGCGGGCGCGGCAGTTCGTGCCCAACCTGATCATCATGGACATCCAGCTCCCAAATGTCTCGGGGCTGGACCTGATCGAGGCGGCCAAGAAGGACGCCACCTTGCGCGCGATTCCCGTGCTGGCGGTGACCGCCTACGCCGGCAAGGGCGACGAGGAACGCATTCGCGATGCGGGTGCGGAGGGTTACCTGGCCAAGCCGGTCTCGATCGGGCCGTTCATGCAGGCGGTGCGGGCGTTGGTTTGA
- a CDS encoding DUF3572 domain-containing protein, which translates to MRFAIRSCDHHLVVAALYGTQARLTILKQPAPQSDPQTLALNALGWIIVDEERAERFLSLTGLTPDELRASIGYPSTLAAVLDFLCSHEPDLVAAADAIGCRPQDLVAARERLAA; encoded by the coding sequence ATGCGCTTTGCCATTCGCTCTTGCGACCACCATCTAGTTGTTGCTGCCCTCTATGGCACCCAAGCGAGGCTGACAATTCTCAAGCAACCTGCACCGCAATCCGACCCGCAGACCCTGGCGCTCAATGCGCTGGGATGGATTATCGTCGACGAAGAGCGTGCCGAGCGCTTCCTGTCGCTGACCGGCCTCACCCCCGACGAGCTGCGCGCTTCGATCGGTTACCCTTCGACCCTGGCTGCCGTGCTGGACTTCCTGTGCAGCCACGAGCCCGATCTCGTCGCCGCCGCCGACGCGATCGGCTGCCGCCCGCAAGACCTGGTCGCCGCGCGTGAAAGGCTTGCCGCATGA